A region of Saccharomyces mikatae IFO 1815 strain IFO1815 genome assembly, chromosome: 12 DNA encodes the following proteins:
- the MHT1 gene encoding S-adenosylmethionine-homocysteine S-methyltransferase MHT1 (similar to Saccharomyces cerevisiae MHT1 (YLL062C)): MKRIPIEKLLIEHPQKVLVLDGGQGTELENRGININSPVWSAAPFVSDSFWEKSSRERKVVEEMYRDFMNAGANVLMTITYQANFKSISKNTTIKTLPAYRRFLDQIVCFSRRLIGEERYLIGSIGPWAAHVSSEYTGNYGPHPEDIDYYEFFRPQLDTFNENEDIDLIGFETIPNFHELKAILSWGEDIISRPFYVGLSVHDNGLLRDGTTLEEISAHIKGLGSKINKNFLLLGVNCISFNQSTLILKALHEVLPDFPLLVYPNSGEIYDPKEKTWYHPTDKLDSWDVTVRKFIDSGARIIGGCCRTSPKDIAEIAASVDTYS, encoded by the coding sequence ATGAAGCGCATTCCAATagaaaaactattaatTGAGCACCCTCAAAaagttcttgttcttgatGGTGGACAAGGTACAGAACTAGAAAACAGAGGGATCAACATAAATAGCCCAGTATGGTCTGCAGCGCCCTTTGTAAGCGACTCCTTCTGGGAGAAATCTTCCCGTGAAAGAAAGGTGGTTGAGGAGATGTACAGAGACTTTATGAATGCTGGAGCGAACGTATTGATGACAATTACATACCAAGCGAACTTTAAAAGTATATCCAAGAATACTACAATCAAAACTCTGCCTGCTTACAGGCGTTTTCTCGATCAGATCGTGTGCTTCAGCCGGAGGCTTATTGGCGAGGAGAGGTACTTAATCGGAAGTATCGGTCCATGGGCAGCCCATGTTTCTAGTGAATATACTGGTAACTATGGTCCTCATCCAGAAGATATTGATTACTATGAATTTTTTAGGCCTCAATTGGATACTTTcaacgaaaatgaagatatcGATCTTATTGGTTTTGAAACGATTCCGAATTTTCATGAGCTAAAGGCTATATTATCTTGGGGCGAGGATATTATTTCGAGGCCTTTCTATGTGGGGTTGTCAGTGCACGATAATGGTTTGCTTCGTGATGGTACcactttggaagaaatcTCTGCCCATATAAAAGGTCTCGGGAGtaaaattaacaaaaatttcttgttatTGGGAGTGAATTGCATAAGCTTCAATCAGTCCacattgattttgaaagctTTACACGAGGTTTTACCAGATTTTCCCCTGCTGGTTTATCCAAATAGTGGAGAAATATACGATCCCAAGGAGAAGACGTGGTACCATCCGACCGATAAGCTAGATAGTTGGGACGTTACAGTGAGGAAATTTATCGATAGCGGTGCACGCATTATTGGCGGTTGTTGTAGGACCTCCCCCAAAGATATCGCGGAAATTGCAGCATCTGTAGATACCTATTCCTAG
- the HSU1 gene encoding cystathionine gamma-synthase (similar to Saccharomyces cerevisiae YLL058W), whose amino-acid sequence MTDIEFGQALPRDLDYAVSFGIPTWDSAIGYAEKIPEVISRMATGYPRYFPQPAVQSLCAYFIKTYGRHAENCRPFPSVKLGLKCLEFVKSVAGSESKAHLEVKTVIIKNHAAEEPERQADLVITIAAVLAPEDEFEIVKEYWKLRGECVSSRLAQSFNQLLDAAHRGSSLARHEVEAKLVAAMKEGEGAKNVIKRRIVENRSSPFDSEKKNANWKGLDLIPEEDVHLVSSGMSAISTARDLLTFWEEKKNSNEGKGSLLCDTVGIFGFPFKDTQVIMTKFGKCKFFGFGDSRDITELQKFLGTSKQRILAVFVETPSNPLLNMPNLKDLRRLADQYGFFIIIDDTIGGINVDILPYADIVCTSLTKLFNGASNVMGGSIVLNPKSSIYPYAREYFKSADFEDLLWCEDAVVLERNSRDFENRTLHANANTEKLLNEVLIPEQGKLCKKVYYPTVTSEETFRNYESVRNERGGYGCLFSVAFYNEGDAKAFYDSLKVFKGPSNGTNFTLACPYVHLAHHSELEAVSKFGADPNIIRVSVGLEDTQWLLEVFSNALDVVRGRNFQHS is encoded by the coding sequence ATGACAGATATTGAATTCGGCCAAGCTCTTCCTCGTGATCTGGACTATGCTGTTTCGTTTGGTATTCCTACTTGGGATTCAGCAATAGGCTATGCAGAAAAGATACCAGAGGTAATAAGCAGAATGGCTACAGGATATCCGCGGTACTTCCCTCAACCGGCTGTTCAAAGTCTTTGTGCTTACTTTATCAAGACATATGGACGACATGCAGAGAACTGTCGCCCTTTTCCCTCTGTTAAATTGGGTCTTAAGTGTTTGGAGTTCGTGAAGTCTGTGGCGGGATCCGAAAGTAAAGCTCACCTTGAAGTGAAAACAGTTATAATCAAAAACCATGCGGCAGAAGAGCCCGAAAGGCAGGCTGATTTGGTTATAACAATTGCTGCTGTCCTTGCCCCCGAGGACGAATTTGAGATTGTTAAAGAATATTGGAAATTAAGAGGTGAATGTGTATCTAGTCGGTTAGCGCAGTCCTTCAATCAACTGCTTGATGCCGCTCATCGTGGTTCTTCTCTGGCACGGCATGAAGTAGAGGCTAAGCTTGTTGCAGCAATGAAGGAAGGAGAGGGGGCAAAGAACGTAATAAAGAGAAGGATAGTTGAAAATCGTTCTTCCCCCTTTGattcagaaaagaaaaatgctaATTGGAAGGGACTTGACCTCATCCCAGAGGAAGATGTCCATCTTGTATCAAGTGGAATGTCTGCAATATCAACCGCTCGTGATTTGCTCACATTCTgggaagagaagaaaaactctAATGAGGGGAAAGGATCATTATTATGTGATACTGTTGGTATCTTTGGGTTTCCTTTCAAAGATACACAAGTCATTATGACGAAATTTGGAAAGTGTAAATTCTTTGGATTTGGAGATTCTAGAGATATTACTGAGTTACAAAAGTTTCTAGGTACAAGTAAACAACGTATTCTTGCTGTTTTCGTTGAGACTCCTTCAAACCCTCTACTGAATATGCCGAATTTAAAGGATTTGAGAAGGTTAGCGGACCAGTatggattttttattattattgatgacaCTATTGGGGGCATTAACGTTGACATTTTGCCCTACGCGGATATAGTCTGTACTTCTTTGACcaaacttttcaatggtGCTAGTAATGTTATGGGTGGCTCGATTGTTTTGAACCCAAAATCATCTATATACCCATATGCCCGTGAGTACTTCAAAAGTGCTGACTTCGAGGACTTGCTATGGTGTGAAGATGCAGTAGTTCTTGAACGCAATTCTAGGGACTTTGAAAACAGGACGTTGCACGCTAATGCAAACACAGAAAAATTGTTAAACGAAGTACTCATACCTGAGCAGGGGAAATTATGCAAGAAGGTTTACTATCCCACTGTTACTTCTGAGGAGACCTTCAGGAACTACGAATCCGTCCGGAATGAACGCGGTGGTTATGGATGCTTGTTTTCTGTGGCCTTCTATAATGAAGGCGACGCAAAAGCTTTTTATGATTCTTTGAAAGTGTTTAAGGGACCTTCCAATGGAACCAATTTTACTTTGGCATGTCCATATGTACATTTGGCGCACCACTCAGAATTAGAAGCAGTCTCTAAGTTTGGAGCAGACCCTAACATTATTAGGGTAAGTGTGGGTCTAGAAGATACCCAGTGGTTACTGGAAGTGTTTTCAAATGCTTTAGATGTTGTGAGAGGCAGAAATTTCCAACATTCCTGA
- the JLP1 gene encoding sulfonate dioxygenase (similar to Saccharomyces cerevisiae JLP1 (YLL057C)), translating to MSPPSAQIVTSPLSNDLPINIVTNGLKNLNYTSKQGYGNFDTHFYDGQDEVSPSGLLKIRKSYREKSKYPDYLPTWDPTEKYGPLEFHEYHDPALRADPNFSNLFAKEKIGQLKVKKVTPKLGLEINGIQLTDLSDTAKDELALLVAQKGVVIFRNQVFADEGPDYVTDYGRHFGKLHIHQTSGHPQNNPELHITFRRPDADEFARVFDNSISSGGWHTDVSYELQPPSYTFFNVIEGPDGGGDTLFADTIEAFNRLSKPLQDFLSTLHVIHSSKEQAENSQRQGGIQRRAPVTHIHPLVRVHPVLKKKSLYVNRAFSRKIVELKRQESESLLNFLYNLVESSHDLQLRTKWEPRTVVIWDNRRVQHSAVIDWEEPIHRHAFRITPQAERPVEDLKYLNNENYYPSPLTLDV from the coding sequence ATGTCTCCTCCATCCGCTCAAATCGTAACCTCTCCTCTCTCAAATGATTTACCAATTAACATCGTTACGAATGGATTAAAAAATCTCAATTATACTTCTAAGCAAGGTTACGGGAATTTTGATACGCATTTCTATGACGGCCAAGATGAAGTGTCTCCCTCTGGTTTATTGAAAATCCGTAAGTCCTATcgagaaaaatcaaagtaCCCAGATTATTTGCCTACCTGGGATCCCACTGAAAAGTATGGCCCTTTGGAATTTCACGAATACCACGATCCTGCTTTAAGAGCTGACCCTAACTTTTCGAACCTTTTTGCAAAGGAAAAGATTGGTCAACTAAAGGTGAAGAAGGTCACACCAAAATTAGGTCTCGAGATAAATGGGATCCAGCTAACAGATCTCTCTGATACTGCAAAAGATGAACTTGCGTTGCTTGTTGCACAAAAAGGAGTAGTAATATTTAGAAACCAGGTCTTTGCTGACGAAGGACCAGATTATGTGACTGACTATGGGAGACATTTTGGTAAGTTGCACATTCATCAAACCAGTGGACATCCTCAAAACAATCCTGAACTGCATATTACTTTTCGAAGACCTGATGCAGATGAATTTGCAAGAGTTTTCGATAACTCGATATCATCTGGTGGCTGGCACACAGATGTTTCTTACGAGTTACAACCGCCTTCATATACTTTCTTTAATGTTATTGAAGGTCCTGACGGCGGTGGCGATACATTGTTCGCGGATACCATTGAAGCTTTCAACAGATTGTCCAAACCTTTGCAAGATTTCTTGAGCACTCTTCATGTCATCCATAGTTCAAAGGAGCAGGCTGAAAATTCACAACGCCAGGGAGGCATACAAAGAAGAGCCCCTGTTACACATATCCACCCACTGGTCAGGGTTCACCCTgtcttgaaaaagaaatcctTGTATGTCAATCGTGCATTCTCAAGGAAAATAGTCGAGTTGAAAAGACAGGAATCTGAATCATTActaaattttttgtataatttAGTGGAAAGTAGTCATGATTTGCAATTAAGAACCAAATGGGAACCACGCACAGTTGTGATTTGGGATAACCGCAGGGTTCAACATTCGGCAGTGATTGATTGGGAAGAACCAATTCATAGACATGCATTCAGAATCACTCCTCAAGCGGAAAGACCTGTGGAAGATCTAAAATACTTGAACAATGAAAATTATTATCCTTCCCCATTAACTTTGGATGTTTGA
- the MMP1 gene encoding S-methylmethionine permease MMP1 (similar to Saccharomyces cerevisiae MMP1 (YLL061W)), producing the protein MDKIESNKLSKAQFSTSVISTTSNDGNNLIHRFKNSFKRNDSSAIQDGLLYSELTEEEKIQWDLANQPYKKVLSQRHLTMIAIGGTLGTGLFIGLGESLASGPASLLIGFLLVGASMLCVVQCGAELSCQYPVSGSYALHASRFIDPSVGFSIGINYLLMWLISYPSELVGCSLTISYWAPSVNPAAWVAIAFVLSMLLNMFGARGFAESEFYMSIFKIVALFIFIIIGIILIAGGGPDSTGYIGTKYWHDPGSFAPPVFKNLCNTFVSAAYSFSGTEMVVLTSTEARNVSSVSRAAKGTFWRIVIFYIVTVIIIGCLVPYNDSRLINGSSSEDITASPFVIALSNTGTMGKRVSHFMNAVILIAVFSVCNSCVYASSRLIQGLATAGQLPRICAYMDRNGRPLVGMAICGAFGLLGFLVVSKNQGTVFTWLFALCSISFFTTWFCICFCQVRFRMAMKAQGRSKDDIIYRSSLGIYGGIVGCILNVLLVIGEIYVSAAPVGSPSSAANFFEYCMSIPIMIAVYIGHRIYRKDWRHWYIKRRDIDLDSGHSLEDFEATKLERDHDKRYVASRPLYYRIYRFFC; encoded by the coding sequence ATGGATAAAATTGAATCGAACAAACTTTCGAAAGCGCAGTTTTCCACTAGCGTCATAAGTACGACCTCCAATGACGGAAACAATCTTATTCATCGATTTAAGAATTCATTCAAACGAAATGATTCATCAGCCATCCAAGATGGTTTACTGTATTCGGAACttacagaagaagaaaaaatacaatggGATTTAGCTAATCAACCCTATAAGAAAGTTTTAAGTCAAAGGCACTTGACGATGATAGCCATTGGAGGTACCCTAGGGACAGGACTTTTTATTGGTTTGGGGGAATCGCTAGCGTCCGGTCCAGCTTCTTTGCTTATTGGATTTTTGCTGGTTGGAGCATCGATGCTCTGTGTTGTTCAGTGTGGAGCTGAGCTCTCCTGTCAGTATCCTGTCTCTGGCTCGTACGCTCTGCATGCCAGTAGATTTATAGACCCATCAGTTGGCTTTAGTATAGGGATCAATTACTTACTGATGTGGCTCATATCTTATCCTAGTGAATTGGTAGGATGCTCGCTTACCATTTCTTATTGGGCTCCCTCGGTGAACCCTGCTGCGTGGGTTGCAATCGCTTTCGTCTTGAGTATGCTATTGAATATGTTTGGGGCAAGAGGTTTCGCAGAATCGGAGTTTTATATGTCGATCTTCAAGATCGTCGctcttttcatctttataATTATTGGGATTATTCTAATTGCAGGCGGTGGGCCTGATTCCACTGGCTACATCGGAACTAAATACTGGCATGATCCGGGCTCCTTTGCTCCTccagttttcaaaaatctCTGTAATACTTTCGTCTCGGCAGCATACTCGTTTAGTGGCACAGAAATGGTTGTTTTAACTAGTACGGAGGCCAGGAATGTTTCTTCAGTGTCCCGGGCTGCTAAGGGCACCTTCTGGAGAATTGTCATATTCTATATTGTTACTGTGATTATAATTGGTTGTCTGGTTCCTTACAATGATAGCCGTCTGATCAATGGTTCATCCAGCGAAGATATTACCGCTTCCCCCTTCGTTATCGCATTAAGCAACACTGGTACGATGGGGAAAAGGGTTTCGCATTTTATGAATGCTGTTATCCTGATAGCTGTGTTTTCTGTTTGCAACTCCTGTGTTTATGCATCGTCCAGGCTGATTCAAGGTTTGGCCACAGCAGGCCAGCTTCCACGCATCTGTGCTTATATGGACAGAAACGGCCGGCCCTTGGTTGGTATGGCAATATGTGGCGCTTTTGGGCTGCTAGGCTTTTTGGTTGTTTCTAAGAACCAAGGCACTGTTTTTACATGGTTGTTTGCATTGTGTTCTATATCATTTTTTACAACCTGGTTCTGTATCTGCTTTTGTCAAGTAAGATTCAGAATGGCAATGAAAGCTCAGGGGAGATCGAAAGATGATATTATCTACAGATCCTCGTTAGGAATATACGGAGGAATCGTCGGTTGTATTCTGAATGTTTTATTGGTGATTGGGGAAATATATGTGTCGGCCGCACCAGTAGGAAGTCCTAGTTCTGCCGCTAATTTCTTTGAGTATTGTATGAGTATTCCAATAATGATTGCTGTATATATTGGGCATAGAATTTACCGCAAAGATTGGAGGCATTGGTACATCAAGCGGAGAGATATTGACCTTGATAGCGGGCACTCTCTAGAGGATTTTGAAGCTACCAAACTTGAAAGGGATCATGATAAAAGATATGTTGCTTCTAGACCACTTTACTATAGGATTTATCGGTTTTTCTGTTAA
- the YCT1 gene encoding Yct1p (similar to Saccharomyces cerevisiae YCT1 (YLL055W)), which yields MSKLEVEIGTDSISSSDEILVPSKLADVTLAFMEENDSAVPEITPEQEKKLKRKLFFTIFTFVSAINLLLYMDKATLSYDSILGFFEDTGLTQNTYNTVNTLFYVGFAIGQFPGQYLAQKLPLGKFLGGLLATWTILIFLSCTAYNFSGVVALRFFLGLTESVVIPILITTMGMFFDASERAAAQPFFFAACMGSPIPTGFIAYGVLHIANPSISLWKIFTIIIGGLTFIMTIIVILWFPNNPADAKFFSLEERVWIIRRVQASTGSSIEQKVFKKSQFREAMKDYITWLFGLFFLLQQLANNLPYQQNLLFEGMGGVDALGSTLVSVAGAGFAVVCAFIATLMLIKWKNISALTAIFWTLPALVGSIAAAALPWDNKIGILANICMAGQIFGIPFIIALSWASSSASGYTKKLTRSSVSLFAMGIANIISPQIWREKDSPRFLPAWIVQIVLSFSLAPAILLIIHFILKRRNNERLKNYDENLQNYLDRIQLIESENPSSIEKGAAVTHENSLAVFDLTDLENKTFIYPL from the coding sequence atgtcaaaATTAGAAGTTGAAATCGGAACAGACTCGATCTCCTCATCTGATGAGATTTTAGTACCTTCGAAACTCGCTGATGTCACGTTAGCATTTATGGAGGAGAACGATTCAGCAGTTCCGGAAATCACACctgagcaagaaaaaaagctgAAGAGAAAGCTTTTCTTCACGATATTTACTTTTGTGTCTGCTATTAATCTTTTACTTTACATGGATAAAGCAACTTTGTCCTACGATTCGATTCTGGGGTTTTTCGAAGATACGGGTCTTACCCAAAACACATATAATACGGTCAATACATTATTTTACGTTGGTTTTGCAATTGGACAATTTCCTGGACAATATTTGGCTCAAAAACTACCGCTTGGTAAATTTTTGGGTGGGTTGTTGGCCACATGGACTATACTTATTTTCCTAAGTTGTACCGCTTACAATTTTTCTGGTGTCGTTGCTCTCAGGTTTTTCCTGGGACTAACGGAGAGTGTTGTTATCCCGATACTAATTACTACTATGGGCATGTTCTTCGATGCTTCCGAAAGAGCTGCTGCGCAgccctttttctttgccgCATGTATGGGGTCTCCAATTCCAACTGGGTTTATTGCCTACGGTGTTCTTCATATAGCAAATCCTAGCATTTCGTTATGGAAAATATTTACTATCATCATTGGCGGATTGACTTTTATTATGACTATTATTGTAATTCTATGGTTCCCTAACAATCCTGCTGATGCgaaattcttttcattggAAGAAAGAGTGTGGATTATTAGGAGAGTTCAAGCATCCACAGGGTCTTCTATTGAACAAAAggttttcaaaaagagtCAATTCAGAGAGGCCATGAAAGATTATATAACTTGGTTATTCGGgttattttttctccttcaaCAGCTAGCAAACAATTTGCCCTACCAACAAAATCTACTATTTGAAGGAATGGGTGGAGTTGATGCCTTGGGCTCTACATTGGTGTCTGTTGCTGGTGCTGGTTTTGCGGTCGTTTGTGCATTCATCGCTACATTAATGTTAATTAAATGGAAAAACATTTCAGCTTTGACAGCCATTTTTTGGACTTTACCAGCGCTGGTGGGTTCcattgctgctgctgctttGCCATGGGACAATAAGATTGGTATTCTAGCAAATATTTGTATGGCAGGCCAAATTTTTGGGATCCCCTTCATTATCGCTCTTAGCTGGGCAAGTTCAAGTGCATCTGGGTATACCAAAAAACTCACAAGGAGCTCCGTGTCCTTATTTGCGATGGGTATTGCTAATATCATTTCACCACAGATATGGAGAGAAAAAGACTCTCCCCGCTTTTTACCAGCTTGGATTGTTCAAATTGTTCTATCATTCTCTCTGGCACCAGCCATTTTGTTAATCATTCATTTTATActaaagagaagaaataatgaaagaTTAAAGAAttatgatgaaaatttacaaaactATCTGGACAGAATCCAACTcattgaaagtgaaaatcCTTCTTCTATCGAAAAAGGGGCAGCTGTAACGCATGAAAATAGTCTGGCAGTGTTCGATCTAACTGATTTAGAGAACAAAACCTTTATATATCCTTTATAA
- the SMKI12G0290 gene encoding uncharacterized protein (similar to Saccharomyces cerevisiae YLL054C) has translation MNPASRKKVKPSFVCLRCKQRKTKCDKLWPTCSKCKASSSICTYEVERERSNKPPATTDDPYRDLRNVTPASMSTNASSTSIQLPTANAKNWEMKNFAMSLWNAHDKLVVMNNTTIVDSPFAFHSIIQHDLFAKALTTCIHGKILIDVERHRENVSTNNKRKELNLSIGEIGPLFFIDKAALKFIDNTSKKSKLSPPIDFLYNTYDYEQAHPEECNEKTSVNYLIIELSNYLLNKGEVDGLIINFYKTIYPVYPFLEISLFEENMKMLLELNELNGYNIVLTGIDSRRKLETLTLLTIILAFSHRRSTLCNNNTFNESSRAKSDNLELLAHKFLTLMNVFQYVNEHSFCCLLYFFLLRYLNPDQVDMYPSSSVLLNLKFLENVAIKLGLNEEPFQYTRYISEWGDYPRLFNLRRKLWLGIQFLKFQISTPEGESDILSLEYLRSFIKGDESLPELFQKNCAFTNNLDLSLMTTAENVYNFHLSLQVLLTSCHPINGTSYLKEVLDNIDKTKDFLSQKFHITLSSSEKSKLKSLYINVPSLFVNGESFDFSTFEENETFMANLVGYTCTMNVYHSISLYFERQCFKNSSEFKNYYHRFTYSAMQDYLTLLKFISEYFNGCLNHLREPFGFATQAIVRFSINRLFVFQASLLVKLFFKKDMCSRRSVTIEMVNDRNGELNGVIERIIRLISHHMKLLTQIVTSNLEENYLGSFITVSIFRYIIYLVDTDALSAFISDYWKSDANVNDKYARIHKIVGLKWGLSRNKFFSMESKLSNPQMLESFDLEILEELDQVISGQEFSRNYNENIDVPLQNEADFMHYDNESLNQLMDIDLDGLLGIFPDLTNL, from the coding sequence ATGAACCCTGCCTCTCGAAAGAAAGTAAAGCCATCATTTGTTTGCTTGCGGTGTAAGCAAAGGAAAACCAAATGCGACAAACTCTGGCCTACGTGCTCCAAATGTAAGGCCTCATCCTCGATTTGCACTTATGAAGTGGAACGGGAACGGAGTAACAAACCTCCTGCAACTACTGATGACCCCTATAGAGACCTCAGAAATGTTACTCCTGCATCGATGTCCACAAATGCATCTTCTACTTCTATTCAGCTTCCAACAGCCAATGCTAAAAACTgggaaatgaaaaactttgCCATGAGTCTATGGAATGCGCATGACAAGCTTGTTGTAATGAATAATACAACTATTGTTGATAGTCCATTTGCTTTCCACAGCATTATTCAACATGATTTGTTTGCTAAAGCTTTGACAACTTGCATACAcggaaaaattctaattgATGTTGAACGCCATCGTGAAAACGTCTCtaccaataataaaagaaaagaacttaACTTATCGATCGGCGAAATTGGTCCTctgttttttattgataaagCTGCTCTCAAGTTTATTGACAACACCtccaaaaaaagcaaattgTCTCCTCCAATAGATTTTCTATATAACACATATGATTATGAGCAAGCACATCCTGAGGAATGTAACGAAAAAACTTCCGTGAATTATCTTATAATAGAGTTATCCAATTATCTACTTAATAAGGGAGAAGTTGACGGTCTAATCATAAACTTCTACAAAACAATTTATCCGGTCTATCCGTTTTTGGAAATATCACTATTCGAAGAGAACATGAAAATGCTGCTAGAACTGAACGAGCTTAATGGATATAACATCGTATTGACGGGTATAGATTCTAGGAGAAAATTAGAGACTTTAACGCTGTTAACTATCATATTGGCTTTTTCTCACAGACGCTCGACACTctgtaataataatacctTTAACGAGTCTTCTCGTGCTAAATCGGATAATTTAGAACTACTCGCCCATAAATTTCTTACTTTGATGAACGTTTTCCAATACGTTAATGAACAttcattttgttgtttgttatatttttttctactaCGATATTTGAATCCGGATCAGGTTGACATGTATCCTTCCTCTAGTGTTTTATTGAATCTAAAATTCTTAGAGAATGTGGCAATAAAACTAGGATTGAACGAAGAGCCCTTCCAATACACTCGATACATTAGCGAATGGGGCGATTATCCAAGACTATTCAatttaagaagaaaattatgGCTTGGCatacaatttttgaagtttcaAATATCAACCCCAGAAGGTGAGTCTGATATATTGAGTCTAGAATATTTGCGATCCTTTATTAAAGGTGACGAATCACTACCAgaacttttccaaaaaaattgcGCCTTTACTAATAATCTAGACTTATCACTAATGACTACAGCAGAAAACGTCTATAATTTCCATTTGTCCTTACAAGTATTATTAACCTCCTGtcatccaataaatggCACTTCTTACTTGAAGGAAGTATTAGATAACATCGACAAGACCAAAGACTTTCTGAGTCAGAAATTCCACATTACTTTAAGTTCTTCGGAAAAGTCAAAACTGAAAAGCTTATATATTAATGTCCCTTCTCTCTTTGTAAATGGTGAATCCTTCGATTTTAGCACTTTTGAAGAGAATGAAACATTTATGGCTAATTTGGTTGGCTATACTTGCACAATGAATGTTTATCATAGCATATCGTTGTATTTTGAGAGGCAATGTTTTAAAAACTCGTCTGAGTTTAAAAATTATTATCACCGCTTTACTTATAGCGCCATGCAAGATTATTTGACGTTACTAAAATTTATTTCAGAATATTTCAACGGATGTCTAAACCATTTACGAGAACCTTTTGGATTTGCCACTCAAGCAATTGTTCGTTTCTCAATAAACCGATTATTTGTATTTCAGGCCTCTTTGCTCGTGAAGTTGTTCTTTAAGAAGGATATGTGCAGCCGGCGCTCTGTAACTATAGAGATGGTGAATGATAGAAATGGGGAACTTAATGGAGTTATTGAAAGAATAATCAGGCTAATTTCCCATCATATGAAGTTACTTACACAAATAGTCACCTCAAACTTGGAAGAAAACTATCTCGGTTCTTTCATAACGGTCTCTATTTTTAGGTATATCATTTATTTAGTGGACACTGACGCTCTCTCTGCGTTTATATCTGACTACTGGAAGAGTGATGCTAATGTGAATGATAAGTATGCAAGAATACACAAAATTGTCGGTTTAAAATGGGGGTTGAGTAGAAACAAGTTCTTTTCTATGGAATCAAAATTAAGTAATCCCCAAATGCTGGAAAGTTTTGACTTGGAAATTTTAGAAGAGTTAGACCAAGTCATCTCTGGACAAGAATTTTCCAGAAactataatgaaaatatcgATGTTCCTTTGCAAAATGAAGCTGACTTTATGCATTATGATAACGAATCCTTGAACCAACTAATGGACATTGATCTTGATGGGCTGCTTGGAATCTTTCCTGATCTGACAAATTTATAA
- the SMKI12G0230 gene encoding MARVEL domain-containing protein produces the protein MSKSIKVSSISSLASWATKPSPMLRYFQICLSVANLILALFAVNTCYSVDPILRLSVAVSIISLVYFVVMNFLHVLLNFGMEISLTILWFAAFVTLVSDFGFTSCSSMPGSINYYYLGPCNPGSPSCPNMPRGINFDYSGSCKIAKIVIFIEAIIFILSLASTYVSYSMVLSECREHGLSTRSIFKAGVKALRNIVQRLEASLEESESLLDLEAGQNEKDETEAIENSVASEDNSHIESENATNNTIEASEC, from the coding sequence atgtcaaaatcaataaaagTATCGAGTATCTCTTCATTAGCTTCATGGGCTACTAAGCCCTCTCCTATGTTAAGATATTTCCAAATTTGCTTATCTGTGGCTAACTTAATATTAGCACTTTTTGCTGTTAACACATGTTACTCAGTGGATCCAATCCTTAGATTGAGCGTAGCTGTTTCAATCATATCTTTGGTCTACTTTGTGGTAATGAATTTCTTACACGTTTTGTTAAATTTTGGTATGGAAATTTCTTTGACTATCCTATGGTTCGCTGCTTTCGTAACTTTGGTTTCTGATTTTGGTTTTACCTCATGCTCAAGTATGCCAGGAAGTATAAACTATTACTATCTAGGTCCTTGTAATCCTGGTTCTCCCTCATGCCCAAATATGCCACGCGGTATAAACTTTGACTATTCAGGTTCCTGTAAGATTGCTAAGattgtcattttcattgaagcCATCATATTTATACTATCCCTAGCATCTACTTATGTTTCATATTCCATGGTCCTTTCTGAATGTAGGGAACATGGGTTAAGCACCAGATCTATTTTTAAGGCTGGTGTGAAAGCGTTACGGAATATTGTACAACGGTTGGAGGCTAGCCTCGAGGAAAGTGAATCTCTTCTGGATCTCGAAGCTGggcaaaatgaaaaagatgaaacaGAGGCCATTGAAAATTCGGTTGCTAGTGAGGATAATTCTCACATCGAATCTGAAAATGCGACCAATAACACAATTGAAGCTTCTGAATGCTAA